In the genome of Ictalurus furcatus strain D&B chromosome 13, Billie_1.0, whole genome shotgun sequence, one region contains:
- the LOC128617094 gene encoding probable phosphatase phospho1 isoform X1 — translation MTSGDALSRPSLTSSACPVRPLLALSPVRQRCPGARATQQKAARPSTEKKTIKMAARFLFFFDFDETLIAENSDDSVVRATPLKKLPASLSDSCRPGFFFKHSQRILTFLSECGVTEDAIRAEIEQIPTSPGGAALLDFLLARDDFECVVVSDANSYFIETWLQHLGARKLFAKVFTNPAEFDINGRLVLRPFHSHTCAKCPENMCKQVVLRDYMSERVTERGEPFQKVFYIGDGENDVCPTLALGQHDTVFPRRGFPMHRIIQDLCKTQPGVYKPSLMPWEQGEDVVDFLKEILQEK, via the exons ATGACGTCAGGCGACGCGCTGTCGCGGCCGAGTCTGACGTCATCAGCGTGTCCTGTCCGCCCCCTTCTCGCGCTCAGTCCAGTGAGGCAGCGATGTCCCGGAGCTCGCGCGACGCAGCAGAAAGCCGCGCGACCTTCAACCG AGAAGAAAACCATCAAGATGGCCGCCCgcttcctgtttttctttgaCTTCGACGAGACGCTGATCGCCGAGAACAGCGACGACTCTGTGGTCCGTGCCACGCCGTTAAAGAAGCTCCCCGCGTCCCTGAGCGATAGTTGCCGTCCCGGATTCTTCTTTAAGCACTCACAGAGAATCTTGACGTTCCTGAGCGAGTGCGGCGTCACCGAGGACGCCATCCGGGCAGAAATCGAGCAAATACCGACCTCTCCGGGCGGAGCGGCGCTTCTCGACTTCCTGCTGGCTCGGGACGACTTCGAGTGCGTCGTCGTCTCGGACGCTAACTCGTACTTTATCGAGACTTGGTTACAGCACCTCGGTGCTCGCAAGCTTTTCGCCAAGGTTTTCACCAACCCGGCAGAATTCGACATCAACGGACGCCTCGTCTTGCGCCCTTTCCACTCCCACACGTGCGCCAAGTGCCCAGAGAACATGTGCAAGCAGGTTGTCCTGAGAGACTACATGAGCGAAAGGGTGACGGAGCGAGGGGAACCGTTCCAAAAGGTGTTTTATATAGGGGACGGAGAAAACGACGTCTGTCCCACGCTAGCGTTGGGACAACACGACACGGTTTTCCCTCGGAGAGGTTTCCCCATGCACAGGATCATTCAGGATCTCTGCAAAACGCAGCCGGGCGTGTATAAACCCTCGCTGATGCCCTGGGAACAAGGCGAAGACGTGGTGGACTTCCTGAAGGAGATCTTGCAGGAGAAATAA
- the LOC128617094 gene encoding probable phosphatase phospho1 isoform X2, giving the protein MSRSSRDAAESRATFNRYCYCCSYHCRYSVLSEKKTIKMAARFLFFFDFDETLIAENSDDSVVRATPLKKLPASLSDSCRPGFFFKHSQRILTFLSECGVTEDAIRAEIEQIPTSPGGAALLDFLLARDDFECVVVSDANSYFIETWLQHLGARKLFAKVFTNPAEFDINGRLVLRPFHSHTCAKCPENMCKQVVLRDYMSERVTERGEPFQKVFYIGDGENDVCPTLALGQHDTVFPRRGFPMHRIIQDLCKTQPGVYKPSLMPWEQGEDVVDFLKEILQEK; this is encoded by the exons ATGTCCCGGAGCTCGCGCGACGCAGCAGAAAGCCGCGCGACCTTCAACCGGTACTGTTACTGCTGTTCATATCACTGCCGCTATTCTGTTCTTTCCG AGAAGAAAACCATCAAGATGGCCGCCCgcttcctgtttttctttgaCTTCGACGAGACGCTGATCGCCGAGAACAGCGACGACTCTGTGGTCCGTGCCACGCCGTTAAAGAAGCTCCCCGCGTCCCTGAGCGATAGTTGCCGTCCCGGATTCTTCTTTAAGCACTCACAGAGAATCTTGACGTTCCTGAGCGAGTGCGGCGTCACCGAGGACGCCATCCGGGCAGAAATCGAGCAAATACCGACCTCTCCGGGCGGAGCGGCGCTTCTCGACTTCCTGCTGGCTCGGGACGACTTCGAGTGCGTCGTCGTCTCGGACGCTAACTCGTACTTTATCGAGACTTGGTTACAGCACCTCGGTGCTCGCAAGCTTTTCGCCAAGGTTTTCACCAACCCGGCAGAATTCGACATCAACGGACGCCTCGTCTTGCGCCCTTTCCACTCCCACACGTGCGCCAAGTGCCCAGAGAACATGTGCAAGCAGGTTGTCCTGAGAGACTACATGAGCGAAAGGGTGACGGAGCGAGGGGAACCGTTCCAAAAGGTGTTTTATATAGGGGACGGAGAAAACGACGTCTGTCCCACGCTAGCGTTGGGACAACACGACACGGTTTTCCCTCGGAGAGGTTTCCCCATGCACAGGATCATTCAGGATCTCTGCAAAACGCAGCCGGGCGTGTATAAACCCTCGCTGATGCCCTGGGAACAAGGCGAAGACGTGGTGGACTTCCTGAAGGAGATCTTGCAGGAGAAATAA
- the LOC128617094 gene encoding probable phosphatase phospho1 isoform X3: MAARFLFFFDFDETLIAENSDDSVVRATPLKKLPASLSDSCRPGFFFKHSQRILTFLSECGVTEDAIRAEIEQIPTSPGGAALLDFLLARDDFECVVVSDANSYFIETWLQHLGARKLFAKVFTNPAEFDINGRLVLRPFHSHTCAKCPENMCKQVVLRDYMSERVTERGEPFQKVFYIGDGENDVCPTLALGQHDTVFPRRGFPMHRIIQDLCKTQPGVYKPSLMPWEQGEDVVDFLKEILQEK; encoded by the coding sequence ATGGCCGCCCgcttcctgtttttctttgaCTTCGACGAGACGCTGATCGCCGAGAACAGCGACGACTCTGTGGTCCGTGCCACGCCGTTAAAGAAGCTCCCCGCGTCCCTGAGCGATAGTTGCCGTCCCGGATTCTTCTTTAAGCACTCACAGAGAATCTTGACGTTCCTGAGCGAGTGCGGCGTCACCGAGGACGCCATCCGGGCAGAAATCGAGCAAATACCGACCTCTCCGGGCGGAGCGGCGCTTCTCGACTTCCTGCTGGCTCGGGACGACTTCGAGTGCGTCGTCGTCTCGGACGCTAACTCGTACTTTATCGAGACTTGGTTACAGCACCTCGGTGCTCGCAAGCTTTTCGCCAAGGTTTTCACCAACCCGGCAGAATTCGACATCAACGGACGCCTCGTCTTGCGCCCTTTCCACTCCCACACGTGCGCCAAGTGCCCAGAGAACATGTGCAAGCAGGTTGTCCTGAGAGACTACATGAGCGAAAGGGTGACGGAGCGAGGGGAACCGTTCCAAAAGGTGTTTTATATAGGGGACGGAGAAAACGACGTCTGTCCCACGCTAGCGTTGGGACAACACGACACGGTTTTCCCTCGGAGAGGTTTCCCCATGCACAGGATCATTCAGGATCTCTGCAAAACGCAGCCGGGCGTGTATAAACCCTCGCTGATGCCCTGGGAACAAGGCGAAGACGTGGTGGACTTCCTGAAGGAGATCTTGCAGGAGAAATAA